One Arcobacter sp. F2176 genomic region harbors:
- a CDS encoding precorrin-8X methylmutase — MEFLQEEPPVNIGADISVKSFEMITKELQDYEKAKEFDTNQMEVITRLIHTTTCFEEVLENIFFTKDAIVRIQELLKKQAKIIVDVNMIKVGLSDFYLKQYSNEVICYIKEPFTYAMAEKNKTTRSYAAVVEAIKKHKNEPMILACGNAPTFIYAAINTLLDEKIDLKNVAFLLFPVGFVNVVESKNYGKRFCEYFDVPAVIMEGRFGSSTMTVATLHATYKLIKDFDGKDKYNGK; from the coding sequence ATGGAGTTTTTACAAGAAGAACCCCCTGTAAATATTGGAGCAGATATTTCTGTAAAGTCATTTGAGATGATAACAAAAGAACTTCAAGACTACGAAAAAGCAAAAGAGTTTGATACAAATCAAATGGAAGTTATAACTAGACTTATTCATACAACTACTTGTTTTGAAGAGGTTTTAGAAAATATCTTTTTTACTAAAGATGCAATTGTTAGAATACAAGAACTACTTAAAAAACAAGCAAAAATAATAGTTGATGTAAATATGATAAAAGTAGGGCTTAGTGATTTTTATTTAAAACAATACTCCAACGAAGTAATTTGTTATATAAAAGAGCCTTTTACCTATGCAATGGCAGAAAAAAATAAAACAACAAGAAGTTATGCAGCAGTAGTAGAAGCAATAAAAAAACACAAAAATGAGCCTATGATTCTTGCATGCGGAAATGCTCCTACTTTTATATATGCAGCGATAAATACTCTTCTTGATGAAAAAATTGACCTTAAAAATGTAGCATTTTTACTTTTTCCAGTTGGTTTTGTAAATGTTGTAGAATCAAAAAATTATGGAAAAAGATTTTGTGAATATTTTGATGTGCCAGCAGTTATTATGGAAGGTAGATTTGGAAGTTCAACTATGACAGTTGCCACTTTACATGCCACATATAAGCTAATCAAAGATTTTGACGGAAAAGACAAATACAATGGAAAATAA
- a CDS encoding (2Fe-2S) ferredoxin domain-containing protein, with product MENKIYNNMGSEVAVGFICKPKKLDPNKPIMHFKTQLFICDGERCSKTQKGNDLAGKLRDIIKELDLHKGKNRIKISRTNCFGACRFRQVAVTFENTKVNGNLVNNNIWLKNIHKYDESKWKELFLTLSTNKELSEDLYAQVPMSEIDE from the coding sequence ATGGAAAATAAAATCTATAATAATATGGGAAGTGAAGTTGCTGTCGGTTTTATTTGTAAGCCTAAAAAACTAGATCCAAATAAACCCATAATGCATTTTAAAACTCAGCTTTTTATCTGTGATGGGGAAAGATGTTCAAAAACACAAAAAGGTAATGACTTAGCTGGAAAGCTAAGAGATATTATAAAAGAGTTAGATCTTCATAAAGGTAAAAATCGTATAAAAATATCTAGAACCAATTGCTTTGGGGCTTGTAGATTTAGACAAGTTGCAGTTACTTTTGAAAATACTAAAGTAAATGGAAATTTGGTCAATAATAATATTTGGTTAAAAAATATTCATAAATATGATGAATCTAAATGGAAAGAGTTATTTTTAACTTTAAGTACAAATAAAGAGCTTAGTGAAGATTTATATGCTCAAGTTCCTATGAGTGAAATAGATGAGTAA
- the cbiD gene encoding cobalt-precorrin-5B (C(1))-methyltransferase CbiD, with product MGEKELRKGLTTGAHAFLLFCSALTDFLETKRLSICKINKMDNDDLDVTKGCEIVVSISDNLEDLELNNITHNPFIYESNTNILAIYGGSGVGIVTKKGLKISPSFPAINPVPRDAIFKAFEELSFQYQNLDLKCTVSVTNGEEISKRTANSKVGVIGGISILGTRGIVKPVSSSAYIDSVKTEIEFAVKNGYETLYFTLGNSALEVAKKYSNEEAIIEIGNFVFDSIEIAVKEGAKEVIFLCGIGKMAKVYQGFKNTHNRFGVIDFELLQKDIEEELGFKVDIQATLTVKGISQELERHGLLEEFYKMITKKANEQIKIWHKNSNVKAIILEQKDVLGW from the coding sequence ATGGGTGAAAAAGAATTAAGAAAAGGCTTAACAACTGGTGCTCATGCATTTTTACTTTTTTGTTCTGCCTTAACTGATTTTCTTGAAACTAAAAGACTATCTATTTGTAAAATAAATAAGATGGATAATGATGACCTTGATGTGACAAAAGGGTGTGAGATAGTTGTATCAATTAGTGATAATTTAGAAGATTTAGAACTAAATAATATCACACACAATCCTTTTATTTATGAATCTAATACAAATATATTAGCTATTTATGGAGGAAGTGGTGTTGGAATTGTTACAAAAAAAGGTTTAAAAATTTCTCCTTCTTTTCCAGCAATAAATCCAGTTCCAAGGGATGCTATATTTAAGGCATTTGAAGAGCTAAGTTTTCAATATCAGAACTTAGATTTGAAGTGTACAGTTTCTGTGACAAATGGTGAAGAGATATCAAAAAGAACTGCTAACTCAAAAGTTGGAGTCATAGGTGGTATTTCAATTTTAGGAACAAGAGGGATTGTAAAGCCAGTTTCTAGTTCTGCTTATATTGATTCGGTAAAAACAGAAATAGAGTTTGCTGTAAAAAATGGATATGAAACTCTGTATTTCACCTTGGGTAATTCAGCCTTAGAAGTAGCAAAAAAATATTCAAATGAAGAAGCTATTATAGAAATAGGTAATTTTGTATTTGATTCTATTGAAATAGCAGTAAAAGAAGGTGCAAAAGAAGTTATTTTTTTATGTGGAATTGGAAAGATGGCAAAGGTTTATCAAGGTTTTAAAAATACTCACAATCGTTTTGGAGTGATAGATTTTGAACTACTTCAAAAAGATATAGAAGAAGAACTAGGTTTTAAAGTGGATATTCAAGCAACTTTGACAGTAAAAGGAATATCTCAAGAGCTTGAAAGACATGGACTGTTAGAAGAGTTTTATAAAATGATAACAAAAAAAGCAAATGAGCAAATAAAGATTTGGCATAAAAATTCAAATGTAAAAGCCATAATATTAGAACAAAAGGATGTCTTAGGATGGTAA
- a CDS encoding precorrin-2 C(20)-methyltransferase: MDTKTKLYMVSLGPANWELVTIQALKALQTCGAICIPTKSKDHSFTRSITYKIIKDLMDEYGFSKPIIPVYAPMHFKKKDWQYQVDILEDAIKEQGSVSFVTLGDAAVYSTVYYLLDMIKKQNKKLYKRSEVIAGITSFSYASSRVKKPLCLGDNRFEIIPLVGKDVPSTKVYMRPKVGLNTKHMQEDGTMYTFQNLNFAGEHIQKGKIQKVEKYMTLFIDFLKTKKGKK, translated from the coding sequence TTGGACACTAAAACAAAATTATATATGGTTTCACTAGGTCCTGCAAATTGGGAACTTGTGACCATACAAGCCTTAAAGGCACTTCAAACATGCGGTGCTATTTGTATCCCTACTAAAAGTAAGGATCATAGCTTTACAAGGTCAATCACATATAAAATCATAAAAGATTTGATGGATGAATATGGTTTTTCAAAACCTATTATTCCAGTATATGCACCTATGCATTTTAAGAAAAAAGATTGGCAATATCAAGTTGATATCTTAGAAGATGCAATAAAAGAGCAAGGAAGTGTATCTTTTGTGACACTAGGAGATGCAGCTGTATATAGTACAGTATATTATTTACTTGATATGATTAAAAAACAAAATAAAAAACTATATAAAAGAAGTGAAGTAATTGCAGGAATCACATCTTTTTCTTATGCCTCTTCAAGGGTAAAAAAGCCCTTGTGTTTAGGTGATAATAGATTTGAGATTATTCCCTTAGTTGGTAAAGATGTTCCTAGTACAAAAGTATATATGAGGCCAAAAGTTGGACTTAATACAAAGCATATGCAAGAAGATGGGACAATGTATACTTTTCAAAATCTAAATTTTGCAGGGGAACATATTCAAAAAGGAAAAATTCAAAAAGTAGAAAAATACATGACACTTTTTATAGATTTTTTAAAAACAAAAAAAGGTAAAAAATAA